A region of Paenibacillus thiaminolyticus DNA encodes the following proteins:
- a CDS encoding MBL fold metallo-hydrolase has product MKCLFQIIDCELYSFSFDLIDSRMYLLISNDKALIIDPCVNTDALQLLKDKNIIDVIVLLTHEHYDHISGVNWVRGNFNGKVIAIDQCAQNLSDPRRNASAYFDALLFFYSSETKISGENIQPYSCKADETFNDYKCFNWENHKIEIIHSPGHSDGSVCILIDDIFVFTGDSLIKGKQTITRLPGGSKKKYAEITLPFLKSLPIDSVIFPGHGEAGYIHEFSIE; this is encoded by the coding sequence GTGAAATGCTTATTTCAGATTATTGATTGTGAACTGTATAGTTTCTCATTTGATCTTATAGACTCAAGAATGTATCTTCTGATTTCAAATGATAAGGCCCTCATTATAGACCCTTGCGTGAATACTGATGCATTACAGTTGTTGAAGGATAAAAACATTATAGACGTAATCGTATTGCTCACACACGAACACTATGATCATATATCTGGGGTTAACTGGGTGAGGGGGAATTTTAACGGTAAGGTAATTGCTATAGATCAATGTGCACAAAATTTGTCTGATCCTAGACGCAATGCTTCTGCCTATTTTGATGCACTTTTATTTTTTTACTCATCCGAGACCAAAATATCAGGGGAAAATATCCAACCATATAGCTGTAAAGCGGATGAGACTTTTAATGATTATAAGTGTTTTAACTGGGAAAATCACAAAATCGAAATTATTCATTCACCGGGGCACTCTGATGGAAGTGTATGTATTTTAATAGATGATATATTTGTATTTACTGGCGATAGCCTTATAAAAGGGAAACAAACCATTACAAGGTTACCTGGAGGAAGCAAAAAAAAATATGCAGAAATCACGTTGCCGTTTTTGAAATCCTTACCTATAGATTCTGTTATATTTCCCGGACATGGGGAAGCAGGCTACATTCATGAATTTTCAATCGAGTAA
- a CDS encoding 3-oxoacyl-ACP synthase III family protein, with protein sequence MKTIFRGKKITGMLGVLPQTEIRFEDEVHNYNFPEKQTLRLKKIMGFEKHRIVKETTASSDFCVFGLNYMLEKELVKKDEIGGIIVVTTTPDYLLPHVSNVIHGECGLANDVICIDTNQGCAAFLHGLMQAFMLLEHLGDKKVILFTADTLSKKVSVKDRNSYPLIGDAAGIAVVENDLNAKDIHFTMYNDGSRRDALIIPAGGSRLASSEETAVLRDLDNDGNLRSLDNLKMKGSEVFTFVQTEVPALIDETLNFAEQRKEDIDWFLFHQPNKFMLKKLADKLEIPDEKIPMNIVENFGNPSGASIPINIVHNLGQAVVDNTYQCCLSAFGSGLTWGAMTIELGRMNYCEMLISDY encoded by the coding sequence ATGAAAACCATTTTTCGGGGAAAGAAAATAACAGGTATGTTGGGTGTACTTCCACAAACCGAAATAAGGTTTGAAGATGAGGTCCACAATTATAATTTTCCTGAAAAGCAGACCCTACGTTTAAAAAAAATTATGGGGTTTGAGAAACACCGGATCGTGAAGGAGACTACAGCAAGTTCTGATTTCTGTGTCTTTGGCTTAAATTATATGTTGGAAAAAGAACTTGTAAAAAAGGATGAAATCGGCGGCATTATAGTCGTCACGACGACACCCGATTACCTTCTGCCCCATGTAAGCAACGTGATCCACGGTGAATGCGGCTTGGCGAATGACGTAATCTGCATTGATACCAATCAGGGCTGTGCTGCATTCTTACATGGATTGATGCAAGCCTTTATGTTATTGGAACACTTGGGGGATAAAAAGGTTATTCTATTTACAGCAGATACGCTAAGCAAAAAAGTATCTGTGAAGGACAGAAACAGTTATCCATTAATAGGAGATGCGGCAGGGATTGCTGTTGTGGAGAATGATCTCAATGCGAAGGATATTCATTTTACTATGTATAATGACGGGAGCCGCAGAGATGCATTGATCATACCTGCCGGAGGTTCAAGATTGGCAAGTTCTGAAGAAACAGCAGTCCTTAGGGATCTGGACAATGATGGGAACTTGCGCAGTCTGGACAACTTGAAGATGAAAGGGTCTGAAGTTTTTACTTTTGTCCAGACGGAAGTCCCCGCTTTAATTGATGAAACCCTAAATTTTGCTGAACAAAGAAAAGAGGATATCGATTGGTTTTTATTCCACCAACCTAATAAGTTTATGCTGAAAAAACTAGCGGATAAACTGGAAATCCCCGATGAAAAGATTCCTATGAATATTGTTGAGAATTTTGGGAATCCCAGTGGTGCATCCATCCCTATAAATATCGTACATAACTTGGGACAAGCCGTCGTTGACAACACCTATCAATGTTGCTTGTCTGCATTTGGGTCTGGTTTAACCTGGGGAGCAATGACTATTGAGCTAGGGAGAATGAATTATTGTGAAATGCTTATTTCAGATTATTGA
- a CDS encoding acyl carrier protein produces the protein MKKIYEFLNELYPEHDFISNEGVIEDGVLDSFDIISLVTMIEEEYDVIIDALAIVPENFISVESIANVIRKHGGAI, from the coding sequence ATGAAAAAAATATATGAATTCTTAAATGAACTGTATCCAGAACATGACTTTATCTCCAATGAGGGAGTTATTGAAGATGGGGTTTTGGATTCATTCGATATCATTTCTTTGGTGACTATGATTGAAGAGGAATATGATGTAATTATCGATGCGCTTGCTATTGTTCCTGAAAATTTCATCAGCGTTGAATCCATCGCTAATGTAATTCGAAAACATGGGGGAGCGATATGA
- a CDS encoding formyltransferase family protein has translation MNLNYEQVMVMGSGSLASNCILHLLQMHITIPMTIYETNITNISTLESLAASNGIKYIDVPKEEIFLDLAAIRKSTLIFVIGCYYIIPAEVIGNRCLSIINYHNSLLPKHPGRNAEAWAIYEQDSTTGITWHYVDERIDAGEIIIQREIQLDDSFSSLSLLRLQNQIAFDTFKLIINDLLIGGISSYKQNEELRGKLHLSKDIPNGGFLEISWDIHKIKAFLRAMDYGALRRMGQPKVIINNVKHTWDKTVFLNQGKNRDELIVNEDENYLLISKDGESIKLIGLNQEME, from the coding sequence ATGAATCTTAACTACGAACAAGTTATGGTAATGGGTTCGGGTTCACTTGCTTCCAACTGTATTTTACATTTACTTCAGATGCATATCACTATTCCAATGACGATTTATGAAACAAACATTACAAATATATCCACACTAGAAAGTTTAGCAGCGAGTAATGGAATTAAGTATATCGATGTTCCCAAGGAAGAAATTTTTCTGGATTTAGCTGCGATTAGAAAAAGTACACTTATATTTGTAATAGGGTGTTATTACATCATTCCTGCGGAGGTTATCGGAAATCGGTGTTTGTCCATCATCAACTACCACAATTCATTACTTCCCAAACATCCTGGAAGGAATGCTGAGGCTTGGGCAATCTATGAACAAGACAGCACGACTGGAATCACATGGCATTATGTTGATGAGAGAATTGATGCAGGGGAAATCATTATTCAAAGGGAAATTCAATTGGATGATTCATTTTCATCGTTATCACTCTTAAGATTACAAAACCAGATAGCCTTCGATACGTTTAAATTGATTATAAATGATTTGTTAATTGGGGGAATCAGTAGTTATAAGCAGAATGAGGAATTAAGAGGCAAGTTACACTTATCCAAGGATATACCCAATGGTGGATTTTTGGAGATAAGTTGGGATATCCATAAAATCAAAGCGTTTTTGAGAGCTATGGATTATGGCGCTCTTCGAAGAATGGGACAACCAAAAGTAATAATTAATAATGTAAAACATACTTGGGATAAAACGGTGTTCTTGAATCAAGGTAAAAATAGAGATGAGTTAATAGTCAATGAAGATGAAAACTACCTATTAATTAGTAAAGACGGAGAATCAATAAAACTGATAGGTTTAAACCAAGAAATGGAGTAA
- a CDS encoding amino acid adenylation domain-containing protein, which produces MHTNLLDYLKVTSERVPARTAVIDGDRNISFLDLSEDAKKLSGIINRKVNGIIRKPVAVLLDKQIETIVANISIIFSGNAYMNLDTKTPVQRISNIIKLIEPELIITNNKFMPKLEGIWPSEKVLNMDQIDLRNETYSQDVLDGILGKIIDTDPLCIINTSGSTGVPKGVVLNHRSFIDFTEWAIHTTGISDGEVIGSLSPSVFDIYSFELCMLMALGSTILILPDGLSAFPARLLQLLQEHKATYIFWVPTIMVNIANMDLLSRISLPSLRSVWFAGEVFPTKQFNYWQKHLKQARFINLYGPIEITLDCTYYIVDRELSDDEPIPIGVTCKNTDVFILNEENKLCGVNEEGELCVRGTSLAMGYYNNPEKTAVAFVQNPLNHSYPEIIYRTGDIVLENDRGELIFKGRKDSIIKHSGYRIELGEIEHVIINTLKLVENGCIVYNFEKKEIIFYYESEQELSVADMRRRIGTVLPKYMIPSIYIKLGELPRNTNGKIDRLKLKEFIHES; this is translated from the coding sequence TTGCATACGAACTTATTAGATTACCTAAAGGTTACATCCGAAAGGGTTCCGGCTAGAACTGCTGTTATCGACGGAGATCGAAATATTTCCTTCCTTGATTTATCAGAGGATGCGAAAAAATTGAGTGGGATCATAAACCGAAAAGTCAACGGAATTATTCGCAAACCGGTGGCCGTATTATTGGACAAGCAAATAGAAACGATTGTAGCGAATATATCGATTATATTCTCCGGAAATGCATATATGAACTTGGATACGAAAACGCCCGTTCAAAGAATCAGCAACATTATTAAGTTAATTGAACCGGAATTGATTATAACCAATAACAAATTTATGCCTAAGCTTGAGGGTATCTGGCCCAGCGAGAAGGTGCTGAACATGGACCAGATTGATCTTAGAAACGAAACTTATTCACAAGATGTGCTTGATGGTATATTGGGGAAAATCATAGATACCGATCCGTTGTGCATTATCAATACTTCCGGATCGACGGGCGTGCCGAAGGGTGTGGTATTGAATCACAGAAGCTTTATCGATTTTACAGAGTGGGCGATCCATACGACAGGAATTAGTGATGGCGAAGTTATCGGAAGTTTGTCTCCCAGCGTTTTTGATATTTACAGCTTTGAATTGTGCATGTTAATGGCACTTGGAAGTACAATCCTGATTTTGCCTGACGGATTATCGGCATTCCCGGCTCGTTTATTACAATTACTGCAGGAACATAAGGCAACGTATATTTTCTGGGTGCCCACGATCATGGTCAATATTGCAAACATGGATCTATTGTCCAGAATTTCATTGCCTTCTTTAAGATCAGTTTGGTTTGCGGGTGAAGTATTTCCTACAAAACAATTCAATTATTGGCAGAAGCATTTAAAACAAGCAAGATTCATCAACTTGTACGGCCCCATCGAGATCACGCTGGATTGCACTTATTATATTGTGGATCGAGAATTATCCGATGATGAACCGATTCCCATTGGGGTTACCTGCAAGAATACCGATGTTTTTATCCTGAACGAAGAAAATAAGCTGTGCGGTGTGAATGAAGAAGGAGAGTTGTGTGTTAGAGGGACCTCCTTAGCTATGGGATACTATAATAATCCGGAAAAGACGGCTGTGGCTTTTGTTCAAAACCCGTTAAATCATTCTTATCCTGAAATCATCTATCGAACTGGGGATATTGTTTTAGAAAATGATAGAGGCGAACTCATCTTTAAGGGACGAAAGGACTCCATCATTAAGCATTCCGGATATCGAATTGAACTTGGCGAAATTGAACATGTGATTATAAACACGTTAAAATTAGTGGAAAATGGTTGTATTGTATATAACTTCGAAAAGAAAGAGATTATTTTTTACTATGAATCCGAACAAGAACTTTCAGTTGCTGATATGAGAAGACGGATTGGAACCGTTTTGCCCAAGTATATGATACCTTCTATCTATATTAAATTAGGAGAATTACCTCGGAATACAAACGGTAAGATTGACAGGTTAAAACTAAAGGAGTTTATCCATGAATCTTAA
- a CDS encoding AAC(3) family N-acetyltransferase encodes MNDVRLFKDSNGIWYTTKDILDKLKEVGAHECDTLFVHTDVAFGTLNPELKRKKYLGYLYEILQELNVGTLVFPAFTFSFCNKEIYDVKNSRTSMGALNEYIRNQPGVVRSIDPILSMIAVGDKANMFEKVGKSSLGKNSGYDILHQQENVKFLFLGAEIGECFTYIHYVEDIMRVPYRFDMHFSGTIIDAEGNQYEDDYILYAGCAGVKPACSYYFGDYLFENGFLQKTHIGNKPITCISKEDAYREIRKKLENDIHYFLEQPFTAEDLVHEYIKGKNGERIVSC; translated from the coding sequence ATGAATGATGTGAGACTATTTAAAGATAGTAATGGAATTTGGTATACCACGAAGGATATTTTAGATAAGCTGAAAGAAGTAGGAGCTCATGAATGCGATACCTTATTTGTACATACGGACGTTGCATTTGGCACTTTAAATCCGGAGTTGAAGAGAAAGAAATATTTGGGTTATTTATATGAAATATTGCAAGAATTAAATGTTGGAACGCTGGTATTTCCTGCGTTTACCTTTAGTTTCTGCAACAAAGAAATATATGATGTGAAAAATAGCAGAACATCAATGGGAGCATTAAATGAATATATTAGGAATCAGCCGGGAGTAGTACGATCTATTGATCCAATTTTGTCGATGATAGCCGTTGGAGACAAAGCAAATATGTTTGAAAAGGTCGGAAAAAGCTCACTCGGTAAAAATAGTGGTTATGATATTCTACATCAACAAGAAAATGTGAAGTTTCTCTTTTTGGGTGCGGAAATAGGCGAATGCTTTACTTACATTCATTATGTTGAAGATATAATGAGAGTTCCTTATCGTTTTGATATGCATTTTAGTGGAACAATAATTGATGCAGAAGGAAACCAATATGAGGATGACTATATATTGTATGCTGGGTGTGCTGGTGTAAAGCCAGCATGTTCATATTATTTTGGGGATTATTTATTTGAAAATGGTTTCTTACAAAAGACCCATATTGGTAATAAGCCTATTACTTGTATTTCAAAAGAGGATGCTTATCGAGAGATTCGAAAAAAATTAGAAAATGATATCCATTACTTTTTAGAGCAGCCTTTTACAGCAGAAGATCTAGTTCATGAATATATAAAAGGTAAAAATGGAGAAAGAATAGTTTCTTGCTAA
- a CDS encoding SDR family NAD(P)-dependent oxidoreductase, which produces MENSNFNPLDFAGRKILVTGASSGIGRATAIYLSKLGAQIILSGRNEERLNETMLQLVGRNHQILSLDLSKEEELSPFFDQMVQDGIKLNGMVHCAGIPYVMPLQSLNKKRLSDVMETNFFPFIELVRQYVKKKYSSGGSIVCISSILSVQPRAYETGYIASKAAMNAAVTSLAFELAKKEIRINGIIAGNIMTEMVQETLKEYANEENFNKVIEQSLLGLGKPDDIASVCAFLLSDMARFITGRNMYADGGLL; this is translated from the coding sequence ATGGAGAACAGTAATTTTAACCCTCTTGATTTTGCGGGGAGAAAGATACTTGTTACCGGTGCCTCGTCTGGAATTGGAAGAGCAACTGCCATTTACTTATCAAAGCTAGGTGCACAAATTATACTGAGTGGCCGCAATGAAGAGCGATTAAATGAGACCATGCTCCAGCTTGTGGGGAGAAATCATCAGATTCTTTCTTTAGATCTATCAAAAGAAGAAGAATTGAGTCCATTTTTCGATCAAATGGTTCAAGACGGAATAAAATTGAACGGGATGGTTCATTGTGCGGGGATTCCCTATGTAATGCCTTTACAGAGTCTTAATAAAAAACGCTTATCTGATGTGATGGAAACGAATTTTTTTCCGTTTATTGAGCTTGTTAGGCAATATGTTAAAAAGAAATATTCAAGCGGAGGAAGTATCGTCTGTATCTCTTCCATATTATCTGTACAACCGCGCGCATATGAGACTGGATATATTGCTTCCAAGGCCGCAATGAATGCTGCTGTAACAAGCCTGGCATTCGAATTAGCTAAAAAAGAAATACGAATCAATGGAATTATTGCAGGCAATATTATGACGGAGATGGTACAAGAAACACTTAAAGAGTATGCTAACGAAGAAAATTTTAATAAAGTTATCGAACAATCCTTGCTCGGCTTGGGTAAGCCTGATGATATTGCAAGTGTATGCGCATTTTTATTGAGCGATATGGCTAGATTCATCACAGGAAGAAATATGTATGCGGATGGAGGCCTACTATGA
- a CDS encoding 3-oxoacyl-ACP synthase III family protein, with protein sequence MPSALFNHILVSGIACAVPSKQMDNNNYAEVLGEEDVKKFIKNTGVVHRHVTHEKQTTSDLCYEAAKNLLAHKGYSAESIDAIIFISQTPDYIQPATSHVLHKRLGLSKNCLSFDVNLGCSGYVYGMFLSSSLIQSGAVNRILLLTGDILRKNKETNIKDEMLFGDAGSATLLERGNTTVRSLLHSNGEGYTALITPGGNTRRPLKDNESYWEITKPEMDGAAVFEFTITEVPQAFDEYFKTFDGSMDDYDYCVLHQANLFMLNHIRKKLKVDQSKLPISIDRYGNTNGASIPITIVNLCSREAVADKLKLITSGFGIGLSWGVVSFEVETKDVLPMVYSDSYFEEAYYGEQ encoded by the coding sequence ATGCCAAGCGCATTGTTTAATCATATCTTAGTAAGCGGAATTGCTTGTGCTGTTCCATCCAAACAAATGGACAATAACAATTATGCAGAAGTATTAGGCGAAGAGGACGTTAAAAAGTTTATTAAAAACACTGGAGTTGTACATAGGCATGTCACTCACGAGAAACAAACAACCTCAGATTTATGTTATGAAGCCGCAAAAAATCTTTTAGCCCATAAGGGATATTCAGCAGAAAGTATAGATGCGATTATTTTTATATCACAAACTCCAGACTATATTCAACCTGCTACTTCGCATGTTTTGCATAAACGTCTTGGGTTATCGAAAAATTGTTTATCCTTTGATGTTAACTTAGGCTGTTCCGGATACGTTTATGGAATGTTTTTGTCTTCAAGTCTTATACAAAGCGGTGCTGTAAATCGCATTCTTTTACTGACAGGGGATATCCTAAGAAAAAACAAGGAAACCAATATTAAAGATGAGATGTTGTTTGGAGATGCAGGTTCTGCCACTCTTCTTGAAAGAGGCAATACAACTGTCCGTTCCCTGTTACATTCAAATGGTGAAGGATACACCGCTTTAATCACACCGGGAGGAAATACTAGAAGGCCGCTTAAGGATAATGAATCCTATTGGGAAATTACAAAGCCGGAAATGGATGGGGCGGCAGTTTTTGAATTTACGATTACAGAAGTACCACAGGCATTTGATGAGTATTTCAAGACATTTGACGGGTCTATGGATGATTATGATTACTGTGTTTTACATCAAGCCAATTTATTTATGTTGAACCATATTCGGAAAAAATTGAAGGTCGATCAATCGAAGCTGCCGATTTCAATTGACAGATACGGTAATACAAATGGCGCAAGCATTCCGATTACGATTGTTAATTTATGCAGCAGAGAAGCTGTCGCGGATAAGCTGAAATTAATCACATCCGGCTTTGGTATTGGGCTTTCTTGGGGTGTTGTATCTTTCGAAGTTGAAACCAAGGACGTACTTCCAATGGTTTATTCTGATAGTTACTTTGAGGAGGCGTATTATGGAGAACAGTAA
- a CDS encoding SDR family NAD(P)-dependent oxidoreductase: MINPLDFSNKKILVTGASSGIGKTTAIYLSSLGASLVLHGRNKERLYETKELLNGKNHILIDADLTEVDNAGDLFEQAVSDGVKLNGLVYSAGIIPIIPLPQLTREKMRAIMDINFYSYIEMVRQFAKNKYTNGGSIVAVSSVASVQPEACQTIYSASKSAVNAATQSLSFELIKKNIRVNTIFPGVVMPENATVDDHLAQVASPQLLGLIPSNDVAGAIAFLLSDMAKFITGRNLYFDAGRF; encoded by the coding sequence ATGATAAATCCGCTGGATTTCTCTAACAAAAAAATACTTGTCACCGGAGCATCATCCGGAATTGGAAAGACAACAGCAATCTACCTATCCAGCTTGGGTGCATCGCTAGTTTTGCATGGTAGAAATAAGGAAAGGTTGTACGAAACCAAAGAGCTTCTGAACGGAAAAAATCACATTCTGATAGATGCTGATTTGACTGAAGTTGACAATGCGGGGGATCTTTTTGAGCAAGCTGTATCTGATGGGGTCAAATTGAATGGGTTAGTTTATAGTGCAGGTATAATTCCTATCATACCTTTACCACAATTAACCCGTGAAAAAATGCGGGCAATCATGGATATAAATTTCTATTCTTATATAGAGATGGTGCGACAGTTTGCAAAGAATAAATATACGAATGGCGGAAGTATTGTGGCAGTATCCTCAGTTGCCAGTGTACAACCTGAAGCGTGTCAGACTATCTATTCTGCATCCAAATCCGCTGTCAATGCTGCAACACAATCATTATCTTTTGAGTTAATAAAAAAGAATATTAGAGTAAATACTATTTTCCCCGGAGTAGTGATGCCGGAGAATGCCACGGTAGATGATCATTTGGCTCAGGTGGCGAGTCCGCAATTACTTGGATTGATTCCTTCGAATGATGTAGCTGGTGCGATAGCATTTTTACTAAGCGATATGGCTAAATTTATTACGGGAAGAAACCTGTATTTTGATGCAGGTCGATTTTAA
- a CDS encoding SDR family NAD(P)-dependent oxidoreductase translates to MGNLGTFNPLDLSNRKILVTGASSGIGRATAIYLSKLGARLVITGRNQQRLNDTMQQLSGSGHLQIIADLSELEDMGSIFDQATKDDVKLNGLVHCAGITKVIPLNGLTRMKMLEEMNINYFTFIELVRQYAKRKYSDAGSIVGISSIAGDRAGQCQTSYAASKAAMDISVQTLSIELVKKGIRINTVLPGLLRTEMVLRDEYIGPDLDDVRKIQLLGLGEADDVAGACAFLISDMSKFITGRRLFVDGGSFS, encoded by the coding sequence GTGGGTAATCTAGGTACTTTTAATCCATTAGATTTATCAAACAGAAAAATACTCGTTACAGGAGCATCTTCTGGAATTGGACGGGCAACCGCCATATATTTATCAAAATTAGGAGCAAGATTAGTCATTACGGGAAGAAACCAACAGCGACTGAATGATACGATGCAGCAATTATCGGGAAGCGGTCATCTTCAGATAATTGCCGATTTATCAGAATTGGAAGATATGGGTTCAATTTTTGATCAGGCAACGAAAGATGACGTAAAACTGAATGGGTTGGTTCATTGTGCGGGTATTACAAAAGTAATACCGTTAAATGGGCTGACTAGAATGAAGATGCTTGAGGAAATGAATATTAATTACTTTACGTTTATTGAACTTGTCCGTCAATACGCGAAGAGGAAATATAGTGATGCGGGAAGTATTGTGGGCATTTCATCAATTGCAGGGGATAGGGCTGGACAATGCCAAACGAGTTATGCCGCATCCAAGGCGGCTATGGATATCTCCGTTCAAACGTTATCCATTGAACTGGTCAAGAAGGGCATTAGGATCAATACGGTGTTGCCTGGTTTGCTTCGTACAGAAATGGTTCTACGTGATGAATATATCGGCCCTGATCTGGATGATGTGAGAAAAATCCAATTATTAGGGTTGGGAGAGGCTGATGATGTTGCTGGTGCATGTGCATTTTTAATCAGTGATATGTCAAAATTTATTACTGGCCGCCGGCTATTTGTTGATGGCGGCAGTTTCTCATAA
- a CDS encoding 3-oxoacyl-ACP synthase III family protein, producing the protein MANVAFNNIYIGGIACAVPEKVEKITDYIDQLGENEVYKFIETTGVKERHCVSGNQTTSDLCFVAAEQLMKEKQIDKESIDALIFLTQSPDYTLPATSHVIHKRLGLSKNCIAFDINLGCSGYVYGLYLASTMLQGGSIKRILFLAGEMSVENPEASIKDVILFGHAGTATIIERGNTEMKCLLKANGEGYSSLIIPGGAVRNPIMDGKNYYKQTAMHMEGADVFGFTITEIPRAFKEFFDLYGGDIHDYDYCVFHQANLLILKQLARKLKLPLEKMPISLDRYANTSSASIPLGIVDLCEREQVPEMIKLITSGFGVGLSWGVTSFEVESKNVLPMIYTSDYYEEAYRG; encoded by the coding sequence GTGGCAAATGTTGCTTTTAATAATATTTATATTGGCGGCATAGCGTGTGCTGTGCCTGAGAAGGTTGAGAAAATTACCGATTATATAGACCAATTAGGGGAAAATGAAGTTTACAAATTTATAGAAACGACCGGAGTCAAGGAACGTCACTGTGTGTCTGGTAATCAGACTACTTCGGATTTGTGCTTTGTCGCAGCTGAACAATTAATGAAAGAGAAACAAATTGATAAGGAGAGCATAGATGCATTAATTTTTCTTACACAGTCTCCAGATTATACTCTACCTGCGACATCACATGTCATTCATAAAAGACTTGGATTATCAAAGAATTGTATAGCATTTGATATTAATTTGGGCTGCTCGGGATATGTATATGGATTGTATTTAGCTTCTACCATGCTGCAAGGTGGAAGTATTAAGAGAATATTATTTCTAGCCGGAGAAATGTCAGTTGAAAATCCGGAAGCCTCCATTAAGGATGTAATCCTTTTTGGACATGCTGGAACAGCTACAATTATCGAGCGTGGAAATACGGAAATGAAATGCTTGCTGAAAGCCAATGGAGAAGGCTACAGTTCGTTAATCATACCAGGCGGAGCCGTAAGAAATCCAATTATGGATGGTAAAAACTATTATAAACAAACAGCCATGCATATGGAGGGGGCAGATGTTTTTGGATTTACGATTACTGAAATACCAAGAGCTTTTAAAGAATTTTTCGACCTTTACGGCGGAGATATTCATGACTATGATTATTGCGTATTTCATCAGGCCAATTTATTAATTCTTAAACAACTAGCAAGAAAATTAAAGCTGCCTCTTGAAAAAATGCCAATTTCCTTAGATAGATATGCTAACACAAGCAGTGCATCTATACCATTGGGGATTGTTGATTTATGCGAAAGAGAGCAGGTTCCGGAGATGATTAAACTCATCACATCCGGATTTGGCGTAGGTCTATCGTGGGGAGTAACCAGTTTCGAAGTGGAATCTAAAAATGTTTTACCTATGATATATACCAGTGATTATTACGAGGAGGCCTATCGTGGGTAA
- a CDS encoding acyl carrier protein has protein sequence MDLQTKLNLLEDMLDLDPGSLEVTTSLESLEDWDSVAAISLIALVDEHFDKTITGAMIKEFKTVQDIINIME, from the coding sequence ATGGATTTGCAAACAAAACTAAACTTATTAGAGGATATGTTAGATCTTGATCCAGGTTCATTAGAGGTAACGACAAGCCTTGAATCATTAGAAGATTGGGATTCAGTTGCGGCAATCTCTTTAATCGCTCTTGTTGATGAACATTTTGATAAGACAATAACTGGAGCGATGATTAAAGAGTTTAAAACGGTACAGGATATTATAAATATAATGGAATGA